One Euphorbia lathyris chromosome 1, ddEupLath1.1, whole genome shotgun sequence DNA segment encodes these proteins:
- the LOC136221172 gene encoding MLP-like protein 43, with product MSSVEKVEINVEIKSPADKFHDVFSCRPHHVNTMSPDTVHACDLHEGDFGKQGTVVCWSYTHDGEKKIAKELVEEIDDVNNSTTFKVIEGDLLKDYKFFRFIVKATPKGEGGSVVNWTLEYEKMNPQTSPPHTLLDFLAQCTRDIDSHLVAQLQIN from the exons atgagttcAGTGGAAAAAGTGGAAATAAATGTGGAGATCAAGTCTCCTGCCGACAAATTTCATGATGTGTTCAGCTGCAGACCGCACCATGTTAACACTATGAGCCCTGATACAGTCCATGCCTGTGACCTCCATGAAGGTGACTTTGGGAAGCAAGGGACTGTCGTTTGCTGGAGCTACACTCATG atGGTGAAAAGAAGATTGCAAAAGAGCTAGTTGAGGAAATAGATGATGTGAACAACTCAACAACATTCAAAGTGATAGAAGGAGATCTTCTCAAGGACTACAAATTCTTTAGGTTCATAGTTAAAGCCACACCAAAGGGAGAAGGAGGAAGTGTTGTGAATTGGACTTTAGAGTATGAGAAGATGAATCCTCAAACTTCACCTCCACATACTTTGCTTGATTTTCTTGCTCAATGCACTAGGGATATTGATTCTCACCTTGTTGCCCAACTCCAAATCAATTGA